A DNA window from Mastomys coucha isolate ucsf_1 unplaced genomic scaffold, UCSF_Mcou_1 pScaffold21, whole genome shotgun sequence contains the following coding sequences:
- the Nfkb2 gene encoding nuclear factor NF-kappa-B p100 subunit isoform X1, giving the protein MDNCYDPGLDGISEYDDFEFSPSIVEPKDPAPETADGPYLVIVEQPKQRGFRFRYGCEGPSHGGLPGASSEKGRKTYPTVKICNYEGPAKIEVDLVTHSDPPRAHAHSLVGKQCSELGVCAVSVGPKDMTAQFNNLGVLHVTKKNMMEIMIQKLQRQRLRSKPQGLTEAERRELEQEAKELKKVMDLSIVRLRFSAFLRASDGSFSLPLKPVISQPIHDSKSPGASNLKISRMDKTAGSVRGGDEVYLLCDKVQKDDIEVRFYEDDENGWQAFGDFSPTDVHKQYAIVFRTPPYHKMKIERPVTVFLQLKRKRGGDVSDSKQFTYYPLVEDKEEVQRKRRKALPTFSQPFGGGSHMGGGSGGSAGGYGGAGGGGSLGFFPSSLAYSPYQSGAAPMGCYPGGGGGAQMASSRRDTDAGEGSEEPRAPLEVPQDEPQALDTLQRAREYNARLFGLAQRSARALLDYGVTADARALLAGQRHLLMAQDENGDTPLHLAIIHGQTGVIEQIAHVIYHARYLGVINLTNHLHQTPLHLAVITGQTRVVSFLLQVGADPTLLDRHGDSAVHLALRAGAAAPELLQALLHSGAHTVPQILHMPDFEGLYPVHLAVHARSPECLDLLVDCGAEVEAAERQGGRTPLHLATEMEELGLVTHLVTKLHANVNARTFAGNTPLHLAAGLGSPTLTRLLLKAGADIHAENEEPLCPLPSPPTSGSDSDSEGPERDTQRNFRGHTPLDLTCSAKVKTLLLNAAQNTMEPPLAPPSPAGPGLSLGDAALQNLEQLLDGPEAQGSWAELAERLGLRSLVDTYRKTPSPSGSLLQSYKLAGGDLVGLLEALSDMGLHEGVRLLTGPETPDKLPSTAEVKEDSAYGSQSVEQEAEKLCPPPEPPGGLCHGHPQPQVH; this is encoded by the exons ATGGACAATTGCTACGATCCA GGTCTGGATGGTATCTCCGAATATGATGATTTTGAATTCAGCCCGTCTATTGTGGAGCCTAAGGACCCAGCCCCGGAGACAG CTGATGGCCCCTATCTGGTGATTGTGGAGCAGCCCAAACAG CGAGGCTTCAGATTTCGATATGGCTGTGAAGGCCCCTCCCATGGAGGTCTGCCAGGTGCCTCCAGTGAGAAGGGCCGGAAGACCTATCCTACTGTCAAG ATCTGTAACTATGAGGGACCGGCCAAGATCGAGGTGGACCTGGTGACACACAGTGACCCACCTCGCGCGCATGCCCACAGTCTGGTGGGCAAGCAGTGTTCAGAGCTGGGGGTGTGCGCTGTGTCTGTAGGACCCAAGGACATGACTGCTCA ATTTAACAATCTGGGTGTCCTGCACGTGACCAAGAAGAACATGATGGAGATTATGATCCAGAAACTTCAGCGGCAGCGTCTCCGCTCCAAGCCTCAGGGCCTTACAG AGGCCGAGCGGCGGGAGCTAGAGCAGGaggccaaggagctgaagaaggtCATGGATCTGAGCATCGTCCGGCTGCGCTTCTCAGCTTTCCTCCGAGCTAGCGATGGCTCCTTCTCCCTGCCCCTGAAGCCTGTGATCTCCCAGCCCATCCATGACAGCA AGTCTCCAGGGGCCTCAAACCTGAAGATTTCCCGAATGGACAAGACAGCAGGTTCCGTGCGTGGTGGAGACGAAGTTTATTTGCTTTGTGATAAGGTGCAGAAAG ATGACATTGAGGTTCGGTTCTATGAGGATGATGAGAACGGATGGCAAGCCTTTGGGGACTTCTCTCCTACAGACGTTCATAAACAG TATGCCATTGTGTTCCGGACACCGCCCTATCACAAGATGAAGATCGAGAGGCCTGTAACGGTGTTCCTGCAGCTGAAACGCAAGCGTGGGGGCGATGTCTCCGACTCCAAACAGTTCACATATTACCCTCTGGTGGAAG ACAAGGAGGAGGTTCAGAGGAAGCGGAGAAAGGCCTTGCCCACCTTCTCCCAGCCCTTCGGGGGCGGATCCCACATGGGTGGAGGTTCTGGGGGCTCGGCTGGAGGTTACGGAGGCGCTGGAGGAG GTGGCAGCCTCGgctttttcccctcctccttggCCTACAGCCCCTACCAATCCGGTGCAGCCCCAATGGGCTGCTACCCGGGTGGGGGAGGTGGAGCGCAGATGGCCAGCTCCAGGCGGGACACTGATGCTGGTGAGGGGTCAGAGGAGCCCAGGGCGCCCCTCGAAGTCCCCCAGGACGAACCGCAGGCCCTCGACACACTGCAGCGAG CTCGGGAGTACAACGCGCGCCTGTTCGGTCTGGCGCAGCGCAGCGCCCGAGCGTTGCTGGACTACGGCGTCACCGCGGATGCGCGTGCTCTGCTAGCGGGACAGCGCCACCTGCTGATGGCGCAGGACGAGAACGGAGACAC GCCGTTGCACCTGGCCATCATCCACGGGCAGACTGGTGTCATTGAGCAGAtagcccatgtcatttatcatgcTCGGTACCTCGGGGTCATCAACCTCACCAACCACCTGCACCAG ACACCTCTGCACCTGGCAGTAATCACTGGGCAAACAAGGGTGGTGAGCTTCCTGCTGCAGGTGGGTGCAGACCCCACACTGCTGGATCGCCATGGCGACTCTGCTGTTCACTTGGCTCTCCGGGCAGGTGCTGCAGCCCCAGAGCTGCTGCAGGCGCTGTTGCACAGTGGAGCCCACACTGTGCCCCAGATATTGCACATGCCTGATTTTGAGG GACTCTACCCCGTACACCTGGCAGTCCATGCCCGAAGCCCTGAGTGCCTGGATCTGTTAGTTGACTGTGGAGCTGAAGTGGAGGCAGCGGAGAGGCAAGGGGGCCGAACGCCCCTGCATCTAGCCACAGAGATGGAGGAGCTGGGGCTGGTCACCCATCTGGTCACCAAG CTCCATGCCAATGTGAATGCCCGGACGTTTGCTGGAAACACGCCCCTCCACTTAGCAGCTGGACTGGGATCCCCAACCCTCACTCGCCTTCTTCTAAAGGCTG GTGCCGACATCCATGCAGAGAACGAGGAGCCTCTGTGCCCGCTGCCCTCACCCCCTACCTCTGGGAGCGACTCAGACTCTGAAGGGCCTGAGAGGGATACCCAAAGAAACTTCCGAGGCCACACCCCTCTTGACCTCACTTGCAGTGCCAAG GTGAAGACCCTGCTGCTAAATGCTGCTCAGAACACCATGGAGCCACCCCTGGCCCCACCCAGCCCGGCAG GGCCAGGGCTGTCACTGGGGGATGCAGCCCTGCAGAACCTGGAGCAACTGCTAGATGGGCCCGAAGCCCAGGGCAGCTGGGCAGAACTGGCCGAGCGGCTGGGGCTGAGAAGCCTGGTGGATACGTACAGGAAGACCCCGTCTCCCAGCGGCAGTCTCCTTCAAAGTTACAAG CTGGCTGGCGGGGACTTGGTGGGTCTGTTGGAGGCCTTGTCCGACATGGGTCTCCATGAGGGAGTCCGACTGCTGACAGGTCCTGAGACCCCAGACAAGCTGCCCAGCACAG CAGAGGTGAAAGAAGACAGTGCCTATGGGAGCCAGTCAgtggagcaggaagcagagaagctgTGTCCACCCCCCGAGCCTCCAGGAGGGCTCTGCCACGGGCACCCCCAGCCTCAGGTGCACTGA
- the Nfkb2 gene encoding nuclear factor NF-kappa-B p100 subunit isoform X2: MDNCYDPGLDGISEYDDFEFSPSIVEPKDPAPETADGPYLVIVEQPKQRGFRFRYGCEGPSHGGLPGASSEKGRKTYPTVKICNYEGPAKIEVDLVTHSDPPRAHAHSLVGKQCSELGVCAVSVGPKDMTAQFNNLGVLHVTKKNMMEIMIQKLQRQRLRSKPQGLTEAERRELEQEAKELKKVMDLSIVRLRFSAFLRASDGSFSLPLKPVISQPIHDSKSPGASNLKISRMDKTAGSVRGGDEVYLLCDKVQKDDIEVRFYEDDENGWQAFGDFSPTDVHKQYAIVFRTPPYHKMKIERPVTVFLQLKRKRGGDVSDSKQFTYYPLVEDKEEVQRKRRKALPTFSQPFGGGSHMGGGSGGSAGGYGGAGGGGSLGFFPSSLAYSPYQSGAAPMGCYPGGGGGAQMASSRRDTDAGEGSEEPRAPLEVPQDEPQALDTLQRAREYNARLFGLAQRSARALLDYGVTADARALLAGQRHLLMAQDENGDTPLHLAIIHGQTGVIEQIAHVIYHARYLGVINLTNHLHQTPLHLAVITGQTRVVSFLLQVGADPTLLDRHGDSAVHLALRAGAAAPELLQALLHSGAHTVPQILHMPDFEGLYPVHLAVHARSPECLDLLVDCGAEVEAAERQGGRTPLHLATEMEELGLVTHLVTKLHANVNARTFAGNTPLHLAAGLGSPTLTRLLLKAGADIHAENEEPLCPLPSPPTSGSDSDSEGPERDTQRNFRGHTPLDLTCSAKVKTLLLNAAQNTMEPPLAPPSPAGPGLSLGDAALQNLEQLLDGPEAQGSWAELAERLGLRSLVDTYRKTPSPSGSLLQSYKLAGGDLVGLLEALSDMGLHEGVRLLTGPETPDKLPSTEVKEDSAYGSQSVEQEAEKLCPPPEPPGGLCHGHPQPQVH; this comes from the exons ATGGACAATTGCTACGATCCA GGTCTGGATGGTATCTCCGAATATGATGATTTTGAATTCAGCCCGTCTATTGTGGAGCCTAAGGACCCAGCCCCGGAGACAG CTGATGGCCCCTATCTGGTGATTGTGGAGCAGCCCAAACAG CGAGGCTTCAGATTTCGATATGGCTGTGAAGGCCCCTCCCATGGAGGTCTGCCAGGTGCCTCCAGTGAGAAGGGCCGGAAGACCTATCCTACTGTCAAG ATCTGTAACTATGAGGGACCGGCCAAGATCGAGGTGGACCTGGTGACACACAGTGACCCACCTCGCGCGCATGCCCACAGTCTGGTGGGCAAGCAGTGTTCAGAGCTGGGGGTGTGCGCTGTGTCTGTAGGACCCAAGGACATGACTGCTCA ATTTAACAATCTGGGTGTCCTGCACGTGACCAAGAAGAACATGATGGAGATTATGATCCAGAAACTTCAGCGGCAGCGTCTCCGCTCCAAGCCTCAGGGCCTTACAG AGGCCGAGCGGCGGGAGCTAGAGCAGGaggccaaggagctgaagaaggtCATGGATCTGAGCATCGTCCGGCTGCGCTTCTCAGCTTTCCTCCGAGCTAGCGATGGCTCCTTCTCCCTGCCCCTGAAGCCTGTGATCTCCCAGCCCATCCATGACAGCA AGTCTCCAGGGGCCTCAAACCTGAAGATTTCCCGAATGGACAAGACAGCAGGTTCCGTGCGTGGTGGAGACGAAGTTTATTTGCTTTGTGATAAGGTGCAGAAAG ATGACATTGAGGTTCGGTTCTATGAGGATGATGAGAACGGATGGCAAGCCTTTGGGGACTTCTCTCCTACAGACGTTCATAAACAG TATGCCATTGTGTTCCGGACACCGCCCTATCACAAGATGAAGATCGAGAGGCCTGTAACGGTGTTCCTGCAGCTGAAACGCAAGCGTGGGGGCGATGTCTCCGACTCCAAACAGTTCACATATTACCCTCTGGTGGAAG ACAAGGAGGAGGTTCAGAGGAAGCGGAGAAAGGCCTTGCCCACCTTCTCCCAGCCCTTCGGGGGCGGATCCCACATGGGTGGAGGTTCTGGGGGCTCGGCTGGAGGTTACGGAGGCGCTGGAGGAG GTGGCAGCCTCGgctttttcccctcctccttggCCTACAGCCCCTACCAATCCGGTGCAGCCCCAATGGGCTGCTACCCGGGTGGGGGAGGTGGAGCGCAGATGGCCAGCTCCAGGCGGGACACTGATGCTGGTGAGGGGTCAGAGGAGCCCAGGGCGCCCCTCGAAGTCCCCCAGGACGAACCGCAGGCCCTCGACACACTGCAGCGAG CTCGGGAGTACAACGCGCGCCTGTTCGGTCTGGCGCAGCGCAGCGCCCGAGCGTTGCTGGACTACGGCGTCACCGCGGATGCGCGTGCTCTGCTAGCGGGACAGCGCCACCTGCTGATGGCGCAGGACGAGAACGGAGACAC GCCGTTGCACCTGGCCATCATCCACGGGCAGACTGGTGTCATTGAGCAGAtagcccatgtcatttatcatgcTCGGTACCTCGGGGTCATCAACCTCACCAACCACCTGCACCAG ACACCTCTGCACCTGGCAGTAATCACTGGGCAAACAAGGGTGGTGAGCTTCCTGCTGCAGGTGGGTGCAGACCCCACACTGCTGGATCGCCATGGCGACTCTGCTGTTCACTTGGCTCTCCGGGCAGGTGCTGCAGCCCCAGAGCTGCTGCAGGCGCTGTTGCACAGTGGAGCCCACACTGTGCCCCAGATATTGCACATGCCTGATTTTGAGG GACTCTACCCCGTACACCTGGCAGTCCATGCCCGAAGCCCTGAGTGCCTGGATCTGTTAGTTGACTGTGGAGCTGAAGTGGAGGCAGCGGAGAGGCAAGGGGGCCGAACGCCCCTGCATCTAGCCACAGAGATGGAGGAGCTGGGGCTGGTCACCCATCTGGTCACCAAG CTCCATGCCAATGTGAATGCCCGGACGTTTGCTGGAAACACGCCCCTCCACTTAGCAGCTGGACTGGGATCCCCAACCCTCACTCGCCTTCTTCTAAAGGCTG GTGCCGACATCCATGCAGAGAACGAGGAGCCTCTGTGCCCGCTGCCCTCACCCCCTACCTCTGGGAGCGACTCAGACTCTGAAGGGCCTGAGAGGGATACCCAAAGAAACTTCCGAGGCCACACCCCTCTTGACCTCACTTGCAGTGCCAAG GTGAAGACCCTGCTGCTAAATGCTGCTCAGAACACCATGGAGCCACCCCTGGCCCCACCCAGCCCGGCAG GGCCAGGGCTGTCACTGGGGGATGCAGCCCTGCAGAACCTGGAGCAACTGCTAGATGGGCCCGAAGCCCAGGGCAGCTGGGCAGAACTGGCCGAGCGGCTGGGGCTGAGAAGCCTGGTGGATACGTACAGGAAGACCCCGTCTCCCAGCGGCAGTCTCCTTCAAAGTTACAAG CTGGCTGGCGGGGACTTGGTGGGTCTGTTGGAGGCCTTGTCCGACATGGGTCTCCATGAGGGAGTCCGACTGCTGACAGGTCCTGAGACCCCAGACAAGCTGCCCAGCACAG AGGTGAAAGAAGACAGTGCCTATGGGAGCCAGTCAgtggagcaggaagcagagaagctgTGTCCACCCCCCGAGCCTCCAGGAGGGCTCTGCCACGGGCACCCCCAGCCTCAGGTGCACTGA